In Aminiphilus circumscriptus DSM 16581, the sequence ATTCCGTTGTGCCTCACTCGTTCCTCAGAGCTGGCGGAAGATCTCTCCATAGGCTTCCAAAGCGGGAGAGTAAACTTTCTTCCGCTCGATCTGAAGACATTCCTTGATATAAATCTTGCTCCCCGACAGATCCAGGGGAACCCGCGCACCCTTTTCGTCGGTCACGCACACCTTGGGCTGGAGCATGTTGCCCTCCGAGGCGGACACCACCGTGGCGATCCGCTCGTCCGAGAGGCGCACCACGCTCCCCGGGGGATAGAAGCCGATACCGGAGATGAAACAGCGGCACACGTCGGGATCGAAATGTTCTCCACTGTAGTAGAGGATGACGTTCAGGGCCTCCTTCACGGAGACGGCGCTCTTGTAGATCCGGTTCGTGGTAAGGGCGTCGAAGGCGTCCGCCACGTGGACGATGCTCGCGAGAAGGGGAATCTGCTTTCCCGACAGGCCGTCGGGGTAGCCCTTGCCGTCGAACTGTTCGTGGTGGCTCCGGATCGCGGCGAGAACGAGGGGATCCGTGATGCCCGCCTTTCGGGCGAGTTCCTCGCTGTGCAGCGAGTGGTGTCGCACCAGGGAGAATTCCTCGGGGGTGAGCTTCCGGGGGGAACCGAGGACATCCTTCGGGATCAGAAGTTTTCCCAGGTCGAAGCAGAGGCCCGCCACGATGGCGGCCCGAACGAACCCCTCGGGAAAGGGAGCGGAGGCTGCGTCCAGGGACTGGACGCGCCTCGCCAGGTAACCCGCGAGAAGGGACACGTTGAAGGAGTGCACATGGAGATATTCCTCATGGTTCCTGGGCTCATTGAGGGACATGAGCACCTGGGACGTCCGGGCGAGTTCCGCCTCGATCATGTCCGCCACGGCGAAGAGCCCCTCCCCCGAAAAGGGCTTTCCCTCCTCGGGCGGGGCGTCGAAGGTGCCGGCGAGCCCTCGCAAAATGCGCTCGTTAGTCTCGAAGTCCACCATATGCACGGTGGCATCCAGGGACTGCATGATCGCGGTGATTTCCTCGGTATCCATCTCCTCCGCGCCGAACTTGAGGTTTACTTCGCGGATTCCCGCATTCTCCAGCTTGCGGAGGATGCTCTGGCGCTGTTTTTCCGTGGCGCCGATCTCCTCCACGCGAGTTCCCCAGGAGAGCAGCACAGCCCCTGCAACAACAAGATCACTGGCCAGGGTTGCCTCGGGATGGTCGAAGATCTGCTCGACAGGTACGGTACGAATGTAGGCTCTCGGTTTCTTCATGACCGTCGTCGCATGAAAACGACACGCTCCCCCTTCCTCGGACTCTTCCCCTCGCTCCTCGGGCGGAGCCACGACCGCCGCCCTGCCCCTTCCGATCCGATTCTCCTCCTGTTTTTTGGAGATGCCGGATACGCCTTCGTCATCACATTTTTTGGGAATCTCTGAATAAGACTACGTCAGTCCCGCAGGGCGCCTCGCAGAGCCTGACGCGACCCGAGTCAAGGAAAAGCGAAAGGCCTTTCTTCAGAGCTTCCTTTGGGAAACCCTGATCAAGTAGGAATCGCCCTCTCTCGATTTTCGATTGCATCGCGTTTTTCCGAGATCGGCACGGCATTTTTCAGAGGCTCCTTTGATTTTACACTGTTTGAAAAAAAGCGTACAACTCCGGCGGCATGATTCGGCATGATTTCGAGGAACATCCGGAAAGGAAACGAATCACCATCCCCCGGAGTTCTCGGAGCGGTTCTCTCCGTCGCACAGACGGTACCCCACGCCCGGTTCGGTGAGAATGTATCTGGGAAAACGCGGATCCGGCTCGATCTTGCGCCG encodes:
- a CDS encoding HD-GYP domain-containing protein; amino-acid sequence: MKKPRAYIRTVPVEQIFDHPEATLASDLVVAGAVLLSWGTRVEEIGATEKQRQSILRKLENAGIREVNLKFGAEEMDTEEITAIMQSLDATVHMVDFETNERILRGLAGTFDAPPEEGKPFSGEGLFAVADMIEAELARTSQVLMSLNEPRNHEEYLHVHSFNVSLLAGYLARRVQSLDAASAPFPEGFVRAAIVAGLCFDLGKLLIPKDVLGSPRKLTPEEFSLVRHHSLHSEELARKAGITDPLVLAAIRSHHEQFDGKGYPDGLSGKQIPLLASIVHVADAFDALTTNRIYKSAVSVKEALNVILYYSGEHFDPDVCRCFISGIGFYPPGSVVRLSDERIATVVSASEGNMLQPKVCVTDEKGARVPLDLSGSKIYIKECLQIERKKVYSPALEAYGEIFRQL